The Ooceraea biroi isolate clonal line C1 chromosome 1, Obir_v5.4, whole genome shotgun sequence genome has a window encoding:
- the LOC105283453 gene encoding uncharacterized protein LOC105283453 isoform X3, whose translation MRALNSRRPRSSSTSVHPLVPRATLCFFLLLCIIHNTRARSVSHDDGDVVADQVRGKNSELVEVSGSIPDGELGEAGEDVEQVRRKSIIEESTDEDDSDEGRKYPEKEILIEDSEKIQVEAAGDESSVVKKRRRNDVTLAGKSVLQASENVAQDTVASVQKDEGIRRFDAQVESDDAEGLGQRKVSSDVIENISNLPGDANEHDRQLIDTKQSHVDVKNADVKQEGEVKPQKKKYVLVFSDLEKEQLENIASLEQTEKIDSNKEEVVQIKNLAQANLDEARIKNTNGVNEEVRNDFRSLELGADANENERNQEQHIADEAPSNEEIAMKDLDVNREDRHLTRNSGKSKYKSSTVYLSAEEGNLPGREQESIVDGQIKKLISIRDDALELASNGAKRLEKVDERSLFSEKSIEFDAAAAEKNEGARNQRSSDIKDAIGNFEQSSSMTEVNLSRLQKWKAEAALLQEQVKNRTFLQHLKEQTTEVLPDIPKFTENQLLEVLKNIASLRKPVSNETYSANLNATELNEKQLEIIKCAEQLVEIKQRQSFMENMAQCIRGLNVLNCMRIFIWPIVLDNLPELVTQTFNNLPVEINLIDLFQGNRAKSARSDNNAHRARLLTPESVVFNILRGALESKITYDLTPTFIDSKNETLRRLLTINQLQILQMAERLLPAEIRREYSDRMFSCVRRFEYFSCIKYFAWPMVKQYYPALPDFPDYQSWYPPITLFPQYPIVPFPSFVGGTGELPEVVDADATRTRKPKPEAVIVNILQSTLKEHVKTPYVSHNTDSYVAVLPPEQLLSIHMAEQLLPTPYRPEFVQKTVKCIQEFNYVTCIKYSTWPTVKQFVSLPDISNWLPDGWQLPDVFGYFPDFQFPNFPDLSSFIPGLGSGGSTPPSTEQPSTPDTSEGSSGQVPTILFRQNEIPSEASNELENKVTDILMKVRNSLKVTSENPIVSGNVIILTTITEKQINILRLAESIIPPFARAPLVTQVLSCLQTNNDFINCTRYVIWPTVAFYAPNLPEFPNLLHNQQLKQEDQQILLNNKNTLHQSTKAQQERDKPQNAANPNVRIISRTKFPQNNSPVISVTGTRFVPIFTEHPESVILNILKSIQLSSPNVHDDLITKLTNMQQFGDLFNDQQLNILRITEGLLPDAARPIFASRMIECVRNSLGNFLMCSRDVLWPTLSEYFPRLPSFPNFGGHSQITNLKPILPQNLTDSSPFSETDVKIGQHGDATVTTTHTRFYPIFTEHPEGVILNILKAVQHATPSVLDTTTISKSPEITTYFSEQQNNIIQITESLLPESVRPVFVERMVTCVRKNTFLECTRDIAWPTIAQFFPRLPNFPNFGSYQNLPRMKLGLSSVLLRNAYSENRTFNVKDTPNTAVESIETKIESILKDLLSKDSTMRLENSYLDINNPVIGTLLTTREMNIIKLTEKAIPDSIRRVYVNSMLECVKNNINFITCVQHISWPTLKQTMTSTLPNFDELFGQLQIPGVGQIPGIGQIPGIGQIPGIVGQIPDFVGQIPVLPGNPFGDGSNIPQFPSQIPIIPGGIQTGISPFPGISNFGNINYPQFGILSDSPQKLKSQEQSVQSKLAGETNQISGVSKANTSSVGDMLSPLLLLGMALSVIGVYVPPGPRFRCPKDAIYIYPCTCLRGSDRGLYVRCENTNLASLSLAFTNLGNEGMPIEELVLYKCNIVRFYGPALYPLDVRVLKFIDTPLKLIEEHSFLGVNRTLQELHVVNSNLEKFPREALQILGNLSLLSITGHRISTLPGNSFGESAAAAKLEKLEISNGTLSSLPAEALTPLKKLKTLDLHDNKIKDLKRNQFKGLRDTEFLDLSYNMIDKLDTSHLADLIKMGWCNMSHNAIADLKRGTFARNSVLKVLNLSHNKIRKLDSNTFRGMRFLRRLYLSDNQINDVGRGTFGSVTRIGTIDLSRNFIKKIDFQMFNQLQYAELLDVSENFVTIVEKLAFKDLYLAKVNLSHNEISKIEAGAFENCANITSLDLSYNKIENISKYSFDSASYAMELQLSYNLLTSLNQVPLHNMTGMKILNVSHNQIHSIPRQTFPKLYELHTIDISHNNLSEIHNAVFQTLFSLRYLNMSHNSMEKIKPSTFGPLPTLLELDMSYNQLNDVVRGSLTRLASCRSLTVKNNRLTRIFQLPISLGHLDFSENLLEEIPSTDVWPTMNALLSLDLSRNRLSDNLQEGSFENLLTLRTLNLQANNITKPPWQALGSLTSLQYLYLQDNHMTKLGKAAFGRLPIVFELNLANNKINNVTNRAFEGLLQLLTLNLTNNNISHIPNGAFQGLVSLRTLDLSHNRLEKLDNKTHGLLDDCLSLERLNLSHNKISFITRKTLPNDPWIPYRLKEVDLSYNTMPVVTFDLIAGSKKLEYLNLSHNNINEIRRYVIGNLTALQTLDLSYNDISEVSGRDVFLPPLNLSNLYLSNNHLSHVPLNKILPLPNLKVLDLEENEIGVFDEKFMKIIQNGTVLRYSGNPMHCDCHVRPLKRWLKTQTQLPMEWSNVLCQSPHYLANKPISEVTEDLMGCNERDIQEEPELDITPDVKYRSIDYDNEDKSWKATWFVTSREDIGDFYIVVRESGGKSTMEKDVVYSERSFRIHDLKESSTKYELCVLARDSEGNVKHYRNSQCQILNQHNSGLSVIFRTNLYFAIVVALFCTFI comes from the exons ATGAGAGCACTCAACTCTCGACGCCCACGGTCATCCAGCACGAGCGTTCATCCTCTCGTACCTCGTGCGACTCTCTGCTTCTTCCTTCTGCTCTGTATCATCCACAACACACGAGCGCGTAGTGTGTCTCACGATGACGGCGATGTCGTCGCGGATCAAGTGCGCGGCAAAAACTCGGAATTGGTGGAGGTGAGCGGCTCCATTCCTGATGGAGAACTTGGCGAGGCAGGAGAAGACGTGGAACAAGTGCGCAGGAAGAGCATAATAGAAGAGAGTACGGATGAAGATGACAGCGACGAAGGAAGAAAGTATCCAGAAAAGGAAATACTCATTGAAGATTCCGAAAAGATTCAAGTTGAAGCTGCTGGTGATGAGAGTAGCGTGGTGAAGAAGAGACGCAGGAACGACGTGACCCTGGCAGGTAAATCTGTGTTGCAAGCTAGTGAGAACGTCGCACAAGATACTGTGGCTAGTGTGCAAAAGGATGAAGGTATTCGACGATTTGACGCTCAAGTCGAGTCCGACGACGCTGAAGGACTGGGTCAGCGAAAGGTATCGAGCGATGTCATTGAAAACATTTCGAATTTGCCAGGAGATGCTAACGAGCATGACAGACAACTGATCGATACCAAACAATCGCATGTGGATGTGAAGAACGCGGATGTCAAGCAGGAAGGTGAAGTAAAACcgcaaaagaagaaatatgtgCTAGTATTCTCTGATCTTGAAAAAGAGCAGCTGGAGAATATCGCGAGCTTGGAACAGACAGAGAAGATAGATTCCAATAAAGAAGAAGTGGTTCAAATCAAGAATTTGGCACAAGCTAACTTGGACGAAGCACGCATCAAGAACACTAACGGCGTCAACGAAGAAGTGCGCAATGACTTTCGAAGCTTGGAACTTGGAGCTGatgcaaatgaaaatgaaagaaatcaAGAGCAACACATCGCCGACGAGGCTCCGAGTAATGAAGAAATCGCTATGAAAGATCTAGATGTAAATAGAGAGGATAGACATTTAACTAGGAACTCAGGTAAGTCCAAATACAAGAGCTCGACTGTTTATTTAAGTGCTGAAGAAGGCAATTTGCCTGGTCGTGAACAAGAATCTATTGTGGACGgtcaaataaagaaattgatATCTATACGAGACGATGCTCTCGAGTTAGCTAGTAATGGCGCAAAACGTTTGGAAAAAGTCGACGAGAGGAGTCTTTTTTCAGAGAAATCAATCGAGTTTGACGCAGCTGCCGCTGAAAAGAACGAAGGGGCTCGCAATCAACGTAGCAGTGACATAAAAGACGCGATTGGGAATTTCGAGCAATCATCTTCAATGACGGAAGTCAATCTTAGCCGCCTGCAAAAGTGGAAAGCTGAAGCTGCGCTGCTTCAGGAACAAGTCAAAAATAGGACCTTCCTTCAACATTTAAAGGAACAAACGACTGAGGTGCTCCCTGACATACCAAAATTCACAGAGAATCAATTGTTGGAAGTTTTGAAGAATATTGCGTCATTGCGGAAACCAGTTTCGAATGAGACATATTCGGCCAATTTGAACGCGACTGAATTAAACGAAAAACAATTAGAGATAATAAAGTGTGCCGAGCAGCTGGTGGAAATAAAGCAACGACAATCTTTCATGGAGAACATGGCACAGTGTATTCGTGGTCTCAATGTTCTAAATTGCATGCGCATCTTCATATGGCCCATCGTGCTCGATAATCTTCCGGAATTGGTTACCCAAACTTTCAACAATCTGCCGGTTGAGATAAACTTGATCGACCTGTTTCAGGGTAACAGAGCAAAATCTGCAAGGTCAGACAATAATGCTCATCGTGCAAGGTTGCTGACACCGGAATCAGTTGTCTTCAACATCCTGAGAGGCGCTTTGGAATCAAAAATTACATATGATCTGACGCCAACTTTCATCGATTCGAAGAATGAAACTTTGAGGCGGCTTCTCACCATTAATCAACTTCAAATCCTTCAGATGGCTGAGAGGCTTCTGCCAGCCGAAATACGGCGCGAGTACTCCGATAGGATGTTTTCGTGCGTGCGCCGGTTCGAATACTTCAGCTGCATCAAGTATTTCGCCTGGCCAATGGTCAAGCAATATTATCCGGCGTTGCCAGATTTCCCAGATTATCAGAGTTGGTACCCACCAATAACATTGTTCCCACAATACCCTATAGTACCTTTCCCTAGTTTTGTGGGAGGTACGGGCGAGCTTCCAGAGGTTGTAGATGCCGACGCTACAAGAACACGTAAACCGAAACCGGAAGCGGTGATTGTAAACATTCTTCAAAGCACTTTAAAGGAGCATGTAAAGACACCGTATGTCTCCCATAACACTGATTCCTATGTCGCTGTACTCCCCCCGGAGCAATTATTATCGATTCATATGGCTGAACAGCTTCTTCCTACTCCGTACCGTCCGGAGTTTGTTCAGAAGACTGTTAAATGCATTCAAGAGTTCAATTACGTAACCTGCATCAAATATTCTACTTGGCCTACAGTCAAGCAGTTTGTCTCTTTACCAGACATTTCCAATTGGTTACCGGACGGATGGCAACTCCCTGACGTTTTTGGTTATTTCCCGGACTTTCAGTTTCCGAACTTTCCCGATCTTTCTTCATTTATACCGGGATTAGGTAGCGGAGGAAGTACTCCACCATCTACTGAGCAACCATCGACACCCGATACTTCAGAAGGATCTTCTGGTCAAGTCCCTACAATATTGTTCCGCCAAAATGAAATTCCTTCCGAAGCATCCAATGAGTTGGAGAATAAAGTCACAGACATTTTAATGAAAGTGCGTAACTCTTTGAAAGTAACGTCGGAAAATCCAATTGTTAGCGGAAATGTCATAATTCTAACTACCATTACCGAGAAACAGATCAATATATTGAGACTAGCAGAAAGCATTATACCGCCTTTTGCCCGGGCCCCGCTCGTTACTCAAGTTCTATCTTGTCTTCAGACGAACAACGATTTTATCAATTGCACCAGATATGTTATTTGGCCTACGGTTGCTTTTTATGCTCCCAATTTGCCCGAGTTTCCCAATCTGCTACATAATCAACAACTGAAACAAGAAGACCAGCAAATACTGCTGAATAACAAGAACACTTTACATCAGTCCACCAAGGCGCAGCAGGAACGGGACAAACCACAGAATGCAGCGAATCCCAACGTGAGAATCATCTCCAGAACAAAATTTCCTCAAAATAACAGCCCTGTGATCAGCGTGACCGGTACTCGTTTTGTGCCAATATTCACGGAACATCCTGAGTCGGTGATTCTCAATATCCTTAAATCGATTCAGCTCTCATCACCAAACGTGCATGACGATTTAATTACCAAGCTCACCAACATGCAGCAATTCGGCGATTTATTTAACGATCAACAGTTGAACATACTTAGGATAACAGAAGGTTTATTACCTGATGCGGCTCGTCCCATTTTTGCCAGTCGGATGATAGAGTGCGTTCGTAACTCTTTGGGCAATTTCCTGATGTGTTCAAGGGATGTGTTGTGGCCTACTCTCTCGGAATATTTTCCCAGACTTCCCAGTTTCCCGAATTTCGGAGGACATTCTCAAATAACCAATCTTAAGCCTATTCTGCCTCAGAACTTGACTGATTCGTCGCCATTTTCGGAAACTGACGTTAAAATTGGCCAGCACGGAGACGCCACCGTTACCACGACACACACCAGATTTTATCCTATTTTCACGGAACATCCGGAGGGCGTAATCTTGAACATCCTCAAAGCCGTACAGCATGCTACGCCAAGCGTACTGGACACTACGACTATATCAAAGTCACCGGAGATCACGACTTATTTCTCGGAACAGCAGAATAACATCATTCAGATCACAGAAAGTCTACTGCCCGAATCAGTGAGGCCAGTTTTTGTTGAAAGAATGGTCACTTGTGTTCGAAAAAACACGTTCCTCGAGTGCACTCGAGATATAGCTTGGCCTACTATCGCTCAATTTTTCCCAAGGCTACCCAATTTCCCCAATTTTGGCAGCTACCAGAACTTACCGAGGATGAAACTTGGTTTATCGTCAGTCCTATTACGTAACGCCTATTCGGAGAACCGAACATTTAATGTAAAAGATACGCCGAATACTGCTGTAGAAAGCATAGAAACTAAAATAGAGAGCATACTGAAGGATCTCTTGAGCAAGGATTCAACAATGCGCTTGGAGAATTCTTATCTGGATATCAACAATCCTGTAATAGGCACTCTACTTACTACTCGAGAgatgaatataattaaattaacggaGAAAGCGATACCAGATTCAATACGTCGCGTGTACGTAAATAGCATGCTGGAATGTGTGaagaacaatataaatttcatcacTTGCGTTCAGCACATCAGTTGGCCAACTTTAAAACAAACGATGACATCAACTCTGCCAAACTTTGATGAATTGTTTGGGCAACTTCAGATTCCAGGCGTGGGTCAAATTCCAGGCATTGGTCAAATCCCAGGCATTGGGCAAATTCCAGGCATTG TAGGCCAAATACCTGATTTCGTGGGACAGATCCCTGTTCTTCCCGGAAATCCGTTTGGCGATGGTTCCAACATACCTCAGTTTCCCTCTCAAATTCCCATAATACCAGGTGGAATTCAAACGGGAATTTCTCCGTTTCCAGGAATCTCTAACTTCGGCAACATAAATTATCCGCAGTTTGGGATCCTGTCAGACTCTCCGCAAAAATTGAAGTCCCAAGAACAGAGTGTTCAATCAAAACTCGCGGGGGAAACGAATCAGATAAGTGGAGTGTCAAAGGCGAATACTTCGTCAGTAGGTGA CATGTTATcgccgctgctgctgttggGCATGGCCCTGTCTGTGATAGGCGTGTACGTACCTCCGGGTCCAAGATTCAGATGCCCCAAAGACGCGATCTACATTTATCCCTGCACTTGTCTCCGAGGTAGCGATAGAGGCCTGTACGTGCGCTGCGAAAATACGAATCTAGCCAGCCTCAGTCTTGCCTTCACGAATCTGGGAAACGAGGGCATGCCGATCGAGGAACTGGTTTTGTACAAATGTAACATAG TACGATTTTATGGACCCGCTCTGTATCCATTGGACGTGCGAGTATTGAAATTTATCGACACGCCATTGAAGCTGATCGAGGAGCACAGTTTCCTCGGCGTGAACAGGACCCTTCAAGAGCTCCACGTGGTGAACAGCAATCTGGAAAAATTCCCGCGTGAAGCATTGCAAATCCTCGGTAATCTCAGCTTGTTGAGCATCACGGGTCATCGGATATCTACCTTGCCAGGAAATAGTTTCGGTGAAAGCGCAGCAGCTGCTAAGCTGGAAAAATTGGAGATAAGTAACG GTACGCTATCTTCTTTACCCGCGGAAGCGTTAACGCCGCTTAAGAAGCTGAAAACGCTCGATCTCCACGACAATAAGATAAAGGACTTGAAGAGGAACCAGTTTAAAGGTTTGAGAGACACCGAATTTTTGGATCTCTCTTATAATATGATCGACAAATTGGATACGTCCCACTTAGCCGATCTCATCAAGATGGGATGGTGCAACATGTCGCATAATGCCATCGCCGACCTAAAGAG AGGAACCTTTGCCCGAAATTCCGTCTTGAAAGTCTTGAATCTGAGCCACAACAAAATCAGAAAACTCGACTCAAATACCTTCCGCGGTATGCGTTTTCTCAGACGATTGTACCTAAGTGACAATCAGATCAACGATGTCGGCCGTGGAACATTCGGTTCCGTCACCAGGATCGGCACTATCGATCTCTCTCGGAACTTCATTAAAAAGATCGATTTTCAAATGTTTAACCAACTGCAATATGCAGAG CTTTTAGATGTCTCCGAAAACTTCGTAACGATCGTGGAGAAACTTGCATTTAAAGATCTCTACTTAGCGAAAGTGAATCTGTCGCATAACGAAATTTCGAAGATCGAAGCGGGCGCATTCGAAAACTGCGCGAATATCACGTCGCTGGATCTCAGTTACAACAAAATAGAGAACATCTCCAAGTATTCTTTCGACAGCGCATCGTACGCCATGGAATTACAGCTGAGTTATAATCTACTTACATCTCTGAATCAA GTTCCACTGCACAACATGACGGGCATGAAGATTTTGAACGTTTCCCACAACCAGATACATTCCATTCCGCGACAGACCTTTCCCAAGTTATATGAGCTCCATACAATCGATATCTCGCACAACAATCTGTCCGAGATCCACAATGCCGTATTTCAAACGCTCTTCAGTCTGCGATACTTGAATATGTCGCATAATTCTATGGAGAAAATAAAACCATCAACTTTTGGCCCGCTGCCGACTCTTCTAGAACTCGACATGAGTTATAATCAGTTAAACGATGTTGTGCGTGGCAGTCTTACTCGATTAGCCAGTTGCAG GAGTTTGACGGTGAAGAACAATCGTTTGACGAGGATCTTTCAACTGCCGATTTCATTGGGTCACTTGGACTTCTCGGAGAACTTGCTGGAAGAGATTCCAAGTACTGACGTGTGGCCCACGATGAATGCTTTGCTTTCGCTAGATCTGTCGCGAAATCGGCTCAGCGACAATCTGCAAGAGGGGAGTTTCGAAAACCTGTTAACCTTGAGAACGCTGAACCTGCAAGCAAACAACATCACGAAGCCACCCTGGCAAGCGCTAGGCAGTCTGACAAGTTTGCAGTATCTTTACCTACAG gataaTCACATGACAAAACTGGGAAAAGCCGCCTTTGGACGCTTGCCGATAGTGTTCGAATTGAACTTGgcgaacaataaaataaacaatgtgACAAATCGCGCATTCGAGGGCTTACTGCAGCTGCTAACGTTGAATCTGACAAACAACAATATTAGTCACATACCGAACGGTGCATTTCAAGGTTTGGTATCCCTACGGACTCTCGATCTATCGCATAATCGATTAGAGAAACTGGATAACAAGACGCACGGATTGCTCGATGACTGTCTATCTCTGGAGAGGCTCAATCTTAGCCACAACAAAATCTCGTTCATTACCAGGAAAACTCTGCCGAACGATCCCTGGATTCCCTACAGATTGAAAGAGGTCGATCTATCTTATAACACAATGCCGGTCGTCACCTTCGACCTTATTGCTGGTAGCAAGAAGCTCGAATACCTGAATCTCTCTcataataacattaatgaGATCAGAAGAT ATGTAATCGGAAATTTAACGGCTTTGCAGACTTTGGATCTGTCGTACAATGATATTAGTGAAGTCTCCGGTCGAGACGTATTTCTACCGCCATTAAATTTAAGCAACTTATATCTGAGTAATAATCATCTGAGTCACGTGCCTCTGAATAAGATACTACCATTGCCTAATTTAAAAGTTCTCGATTTGGAGGAGAACGAGATTGGCGTCTTCGATGAGAAGTTTATGAAAATCATTCAAAACGGCACTGTCCTCAGATACTCtg GAAATCCAATGCATTGCGACTGCCATGTGCGGCCA